Proteins encoded together in one Prunus dulcis chromosome 3, ALMONDv2, whole genome shotgun sequence window:
- the LOC117620708 gene encoding transcription initiation factor IIB-like: MENDSGFCSDCKAYTDVVLDHRSGDTICTECGLVLEERARSDPITDNGVLTVNISNDNKKAVSSVLPRLHKTLRNPDKSLHIAFESLGVMADGLALVATIRDHAKELYKKADNRKFCRGRNCDAIMAACLFLACQEKGFPRTLKEISTVANGASRKEISRMKELLKKILEVDSKTTNVGDLSRRCCSRIGMANQDMKAVLETLNKSEEVDVRRSPQSTLAAVMYMIAQLSNDKSTRDLTLQDVSQAADVAVATTEKAYKDLYPYASRIIPNWFVKLEDLKKLCVP; this comes from the exons atGGAAAACGACAGTGGGTTCTGTTCAGACTGCAAGGCATACACAGACGTTGTTCTCGACCACCGGTCCGGTGACACAATCTGCACCGAATGCGGACTGGTTCTTGAAGAACGCGCTCGCTCCGACCCTATAACGGACAATGGTGTTCTTACCGTTAACATTTCGAACGACAACAAGAAGGCTGTTTCTAGTGTTCTTCCTCGGCTCCACAAGACTCTCCGAAACCCAGACAAGTCTCTCCACATTGCTTTTGAGTCCCTTGGTGTGATGGCCGACGGGCTAGCACTCGTTGCCACGATACGAGACCATGCCAAAGAGCTGTACAAGAAGGCCGACAATCGCAAGTTTTGTAGGGGAAGAAACTGTGATGCTATAATGGCTGCATGCCTCTTTCTTGCTTGCCAAGAAAAAGGTTTTCCCCGAACTCTAAAGGAAATCTCGACGGTTGCCAATGGTGCctcaagaaaagaaatcagCAGAATGAAAGAGCTCTTGAAGAAAATACTAGAGGTTGATTCGAAGACTACAAATGTCGGGGATCTTTCGCGGCGGTGCTGCTCCAGGATTGGTATGGCGAATCAAGATATGAAGGCTGTGTTGGAGACTCTGAACAAGTCGGAAGAGGTTGATGTAAGGAGAAGCCCTCAGTCTACTTTGGCAGCGGTTATGTACATGATAGCTCAGCTCTCCAATGACAAGTCAACTCGAGATTTAACTCTTCAAG ATGTCTCACAAGCAGCTGATGTTGCGGTAGCGACAACCGAGAAGGCATACAAAGATCTATATCCCTATGCTTCAAGGATAATACCCAACTGGTTTGTCAAGTTGGAGGACCTCAAGAAACTTTGCGTCCCTTGA
- the LOC117622836 gene encoding LEAF RUST 10 DISEASE-RESISTANCE LOCUS RECEPTOR-LIKE PROTEIN KINASE-like 2.3 — MSGGSLLFSAALLLDLLLLLLLPSSCSQTASNVTANKDGISDCIRSCGNINNISPPFRLKGDSKDCGNKSYELSCEANGNGTTHHAVLYLLSGKYYVQAINYNNYTIRLVDAGVHKIKDNYFSHPLYSFTQFNFSDSKSPYYENYTLIHYGIGYTELSMPIIFLSCENPMNRSDVIVETATCINGPGSCFPSVRTYSYFMVGSRGYTNGPSSSNLRESCKITLMVMVSPSTGEDMTSCKTIYNEIAYGFQLSWLSYACIVNCGPPYVCELNRNGNRIKCSTLWSDPKETRWYMKVIKYIIWKLETFIDPIYQRFHLDGTFPISPSTNYFRSQLLVCAIIYLAPYLTAKALVGIPFVTALLIYKWRRRHLSMYENIEDFLRSNNNNLMPVRYTYSDIKKMAKGFKDKLGEGGYGSVYKAKLRSGRLVAIKMLGKSKTNGQDFINEVGTIGRIHHVNVVRLIGFCVDGLKRALVYDFMPNGSLEKYIFSQQGVISLSSQKIFEIALGVARGIEYLHRGCDMQILHFDIKPHNILLDENFTPKVSDFGLAKLYPLDNSIVSLTAARGTMGYIAPELFYKNIGGVSYKADVYSFGMLLMEMAGRRKNLNAGIELSSQFSQIYFPTWVSDQLKEGKDIEIGDDATDEEKKIVKKMMVVALWCIQMRPSERPSMNKVVEMLEGDIENLQMPPRPSLYPEQTPTDEVGGDNPSPCASSGSESEEISLVADAN; from the exons ATGTCTGGAGGAAGTCTCCTATTTTCTGCTGCGCTCcttcttgatcttcttcttcttcttcttcttccttcctcaTGTTCCCAAACAGCTTCCAATGTTACAGCTAATAAAGATGGTATCTCTGATTGTATTCGTTCTTGTGGAAATATTAATAACATAAGCCCTCCGTTCCGATTGAAAGGAGACTCTAAAGACTGCGGCAACAAAAGCTACGAGCTATCATGTGAGGCAAATGGAAATGGTACTACTCATCATGCAGTACTATACTTGTTATCAGGAAAGTACTACGTACAAGCAATCAATTACAATAACTACACAATCCGACTTGTGGATGCTGGTGTTCACAAGATCAAGGACAACTACTTCTCCCACCCACTCTACTCCTTCACCCAGTTCAACTTTTCTGACTCTAAATCTCCTTATTATGAAAATTACACCTTAATTCATTATGGTATTGGATATACAGAATTATCAATGCCTATAATTTTCCTGAGCTGTGAAAATCCAATGAATCGTTCTGATGTCATTGTTGAAACAGCTACATGCATCAATGGCCCAGGTTCTTGTTTCCCCAGTGTAAGAACGTATTCTTATTTCATGGTTGGGAGCCGTGGCTACACCAATGGCCCAAGTTCATCCAATTTGCGGGAGTCCTGTAAAATAACACTAATGGTTATGGTGTCCCCTTCAACTGGGGAAGACATGACATCCtgcaaaacaatatataatgaaaTAGCGTATGGCTTTCAACTCTCATGGCTTTCTTATGCATGTATAGTAAATTGCGGACCACCGTATGTTTGCGAGCTGAACAGAAATGGCAATCGAATCAAATGCTCAACACTCTGGTCAGATCCAAAAG AAACCCGTTGGTACATGAAGGTCATTAAGTACATCATCTGGAAACTAG AAACATTTATTGACCCTATTTATCAGCGCTTCCACCTTGATGGGACTTTCCCTATTAGTCCTTCCACCAACTATTTCCGCAGTCAGCTTCTGGTCTGTGCAATCATTTACCTCG CACCATACCTAACAGCCAAAGCTTTAGTTGGTATTCCGTTTGTAACTGCATTACTAATATATAAATGGCGAAGGAGGCACTTGTCAATGTATGAGAATATAGAAGACTTTCTACggagtaataataataatctcatGCCAGTAAGGTACACTTACTCAGACATCAAAAAGATGGCAAAAGGTTTCAAGGACAAATTGGGTGAAGGAGGCTATGGCTCCGTATACAAGGCAAAGCTCCGCAGCGGTCGCCTGGTAGCCATAAAGATGTTAGGTAAGTCCAAAACTAATGGGCAAGACTTTATCAATGAAGTTGGCACCATTGGGAGGATTCACCATGTTAATGTGGTTCGACTAATTGGCTTCTGTGTTGATGGTTTGAAACGTGCTCTTGTATATGATTTTATGCCTAACGGCTCCCTTGAGAAATACATTTTTTCCCAACAAGGAGTTATCTCATTAAGTTCCcagaaaatatttgaaatcGCACTTGGAGTGGCTCGTGGCATTGAATATCTCCATCGAGGCTGTGACATGCAAATTTTGCACTTTGACATCAAGCCTCACAACATTCTTCTAGATGAGAATTTTACTCCGAAGGTCTCTGATTTTGGGTTAGCAAAGCTATACCCATTGGATAATAGCATTGTATCTTTGACTGCAGCAAGAGGAACCATGGGATACATTGCTCCAGAACTGTTCTACAAAAACATTGGAGGTGTTTCGTACAAAGCAGATGTGTATAGTTTTGGAATGTTATTGATGGAAATGGCTGGTAGAAGGAAGAACTTGAACGCGGGTATAGAACTTTCAAGCCAATTTAGCCAAATCTACTTTCCGACATGGGTTTCTGATCAGTTGAAAGAAGGAAAGGACATAGAAATAGGAGATGATGCAACAGATGAGGAAAAGAAGATCGTAAAGAAGATGATGGTTGTGGCATTATGGTGCATACAAATGAGGCCCAGTGAACGCCCTTCAATGAATAAAGTAGTGGAGATGCTCGAAGGAGACATTGAGAACCTTCAAATGCCTCCAAGGCCTTCCTTATATCCGGAACAAACTCCTACAGATGAAGTTGGTGGGGACAATCCAAGTCCCTGTGCATCAAGTGGTTCAGAATCTGAAGAGATTAGTTTGGTTGCGGATGCAAATTAA